One genomic window of Prosthecobacter algae includes the following:
- a CDS encoding LysR family transcriptional regulator: MELYQLRTFLAVADEGNLTRAAEKMFTSQPAVTAQVRALEGELGIRLFDRSPKGMRLTQGGEALRDQARLIVDAARDFKHSAEHLRGTVTGEMVLGINNRPEFLRLMDVLKDLTEAHPDLRYELVDGSSGVILQGLEEGTVAIGFFEGQHETPKLTVHPLDVIELCLACPQAWAEELASPDWNLLQKKPWIFASPMCSYFRAIQNICEQQGLDITPRFRVNECVTVLNLVAEGLGMTLTAKHLINVPPFKGRILALPHFRAVVTLNIAYLTERENDPTIIAVRDAVLRAWNKELPVTGTRSGISLPSRRITG; encoded by the coding sequence ATGGAACTTTATCAACTCCGCACCTTTCTTGCCGTCGCCGATGAAGGAAACCTCACCCGTGCGGCGGAAAAGATGTTCACCAGCCAGCCGGCCGTCACCGCCCAGGTGCGGGCGCTGGAGGGCGAGCTGGGCATCCGACTTTTTGACCGCAGTCCCAAGGGCATGCGGCTCACCCAGGGAGGTGAGGCTCTGCGCGACCAGGCCCGGCTCATCGTGGATGCCGCCCGGGATTTCAAGCATAGTGCGGAACACCTGCGCGGCACGGTGACGGGGGAAATGGTGCTGGGCATCAACAACCGGCCCGAGTTTCTGCGCCTGATGGATGTGCTGAAAGACCTCACGGAGGCCCACCCAGACCTGCGGTATGAGCTGGTGGATGGCAGCAGCGGCGTCATCCTCCAGGGGCTGGAGGAGGGCACGGTGGCCATCGGCTTTTTCGAAGGCCAGCATGAGACTCCCAAGCTTACCGTTCATCCTCTGGATGTCATTGAGCTGTGCCTCGCCTGCCCGCAGGCCTGGGCGGAGGAGTTGGCCTCGCCGGACTGGAACCTCCTGCAAAAGAAACCGTGGATCTTTGCCTCGCCGATGTGCAGTTACTTCCGCGCTATCCAGAACATCTGCGAGCAGCAGGGGCTGGACATCACTCCCCGTTTCCGAGTGAACGAGTGCGTGACCGTGCTGAATCTGGTGGCGGAAGGCCTGGGCATGACCCTCACGGCCAAGCATCTGATCAACGTGCCACCTTTCAAAGGCCGGATACTCGCCCTGCCGCATTTCCGCGCCGTGGTGACTCTGAACATCGCCTACCTCACCGAGCGGGAAAACGACCCCACCATCATCGCCGTGCGGGATGCCGTGCTGCGCGCCTGGAACAAGGAGCTGCCCGTCACCGGCACGCGCAGCGGCATCTCCCTGCCATCCCGGAGGATCACCGGATGA
- a CDS encoding PVC-type heme-binding CxxCH protein, with amino-acid sequence MKSTLLTFVFIASTALGADWLHLPAKPGTANGKKIVLVAGDEEYRTEETCPMLAKILSQKHGFDCTVLFSINPDGGYIDPNFQKNLPGTEALASADLLIIGTRFRQLPDDQLAPFEAFLNSGKPVIGFRTATHAFTGSAKTGDFKWGEFGLKILGEKWVNHHGKHKVEGTRGIVEAANSSNEVLRGVGEIFATTDVYGIANLDEKAAKILLRGAVTETMEPTSKAISGPKNSPMMPLAWLREYTAPNGTAKGQAFCTTLGASVDFADEDLRRLVVNAAYHLVGAKVPEKADVAYVDAFEPTFYGNNSGDHYKKLNRKPADYALGKSPATGLAKAQPKKKEEKKPAAAAEIPPHAPSAEPVAATAARAQKVAPPAQGERIVLIGNGLAERDVYYSRIETELHLRYPSEELFFRNMGHVGDTPGFRPHPSRVSQWAFPGAEKFHPDKQVHHGKGFFSTPDQWLTHLQADTIVAFFGYNESFDGPSKVGNFEAELDAWVKHTLSKAYNGKAAPRVVLVSPIAFENQSATRDLPNGEKENANLILYSAAVETVAKKNGLTFIDLFSPTKALYAKAKVPFNTGGFVPTDAGYQQIAEILATGLYGQQSRVSKADPALVHEAVKQKDWFWNNDYNLVNGVHTHGQRYNPFGPQNYPDEVKKTREMAALRDTLIHEVAAAKKADLAVDDSKTHKLPEVPTNYQPSVKNGSTKYLYGEEAVKSLTVPEGYKVELFASEKEFPNLANPMQLSFDDKGRLWVATMPTYPHYRPGDALPDDKILIYEDTNGDGKADKETVFADKLHLPIGFEFAPEGVYVSQEPNLVLIRDTNGDDKADSTEIILGGFDTHDTHHAISAYTADPSGAFILCEGVFLHSNVETPYGPVRCVDGGFFRYSPQRGHLERTAQLSIPNPWGAVFDAWGQDFFLHTSGTSMNWMLPVSVKPTFGSKTPSTPDLVPEGQKVRPTSGLEVVSSRHFPDEVQGDLILCNAIGFLGIKQHQIVDDSTGWKTTFRHDLLKSTDGNFRPVDLEFAPDGSLYVIDWHNVLVGHMQHNARDPLRDHVHGRIYRITYPSRPLVKPVPVEGASVTALLNNLKEPELRTRYRTRRELRNHPTSEVLPAVKTWVAALDKNDAQYEHHVLEALWTTWGMNEADESLLRQLLNAKDFHARAAAVRVLRYNHHRIADHAALLEKAAADEHGRVRLEAIVAASWLPDIAAAKKIVAIGAAKPLDVWSQNAAKTATDRLAGVAEKEVADHPELAAPAHLSAEGKAQYLAGQKVYFREGHCVTCHQPSGKGLDPAFPSLEKSPWVTGDSDRLIKLAMYGLMGPLEINGKKYDGQVPMTPFAGMLKDDEMAAVLTFVRNSFGNKADPIQPAQVKAIRDANVGRVQFYTTEELLKQHPMK; translated from the coding sequence ATGAAGTCCACCCTTCTTACCTTTGTATTCATCGCCTCCACCGCGCTCGGCGCGGATTGGCTGCATCTGCCGGCCAAGCCGGGAACCGCGAATGGCAAAAAGATTGTCCTGGTTGCCGGGGATGAAGAGTATCGCACGGAGGAGACTTGCCCCATGCTGGCGAAGATCCTCAGTCAGAAGCACGGCTTTGACTGCACGGTGCTGTTTTCGATCAATCCGGACGGGGGCTACATTGACCCGAACTTCCAGAAAAACCTGCCTGGCACAGAGGCCCTGGCTTCGGCGGATTTGCTGATCATCGGCACTCGCTTTCGTCAGTTGCCAGATGACCAACTCGCGCCTTTTGAGGCTTTCCTGAATTCGGGCAAGCCGGTGATCGGCTTCCGGACAGCGACGCATGCTTTCACCGGCAGTGCGAAGACGGGTGACTTTAAATGGGGCGAATTTGGCCTGAAGATCCTCGGGGAAAAGTGGGTCAATCATCACGGCAAACACAAGGTCGAAGGCACCCGTGGCATCGTGGAGGCCGCGAACAGCTCGAATGAAGTGCTGCGCGGCGTGGGTGAAATCTTTGCGACGACGGATGTGTATGGCATTGCCAATCTGGATGAAAAGGCCGCGAAGATCCTGCTGCGTGGCGCGGTGACGGAGACGATGGAGCCGACCTCGAAGGCGATCTCTGGGCCAAAAAACAGCCCCATGATGCCGCTGGCCTGGCTTCGCGAGTACACGGCACCGAATGGCACGGCCAAGGGGCAGGCCTTCTGCACCACGCTGGGGGCCTCCGTGGATTTCGCCGATGAAGATCTGCGCCGTCTGGTGGTGAATGCGGCCTATCATCTGGTGGGTGCCAAGGTGCCTGAAAAGGCGGATGTGGCCTACGTGGATGCCTTTGAGCCGACTTTTTATGGCAACAACAGCGGTGACCATTACAAGAAGCTGAACCGCAAGCCTGCCGACTATGCGCTGGGCAAGAGTCCCGCCACGGGCCTGGCCAAAGCACAGCCGAAGAAGAAGGAAGAGAAAAAACCTGCGGCTGCAGCCGAAATTCCTCCCCATGCGCCTTCGGCAGAGCCAGTAGCAGCCACCGCTGCCCGAGCGCAAAAGGTGGCCCCACCAGCCCAGGGTGAGCGCATCGTGCTCATCGGCAATGGTCTAGCCGAGCGCGATGTCTATTACAGCCGGATCGAGACTGAGCTGCACCTGCGCTACCCCAGCGAGGAGCTGTTTTTCCGCAACATGGGCCATGTGGGGGATACCCCAGGCTTCCGCCCACATCCTTCCCGCGTTTCACAGTGGGCTTTCCCTGGGGCTGAAAAGTTCCACCCAGACAAGCAGGTGCATCATGGCAAAGGTTTCTTCTCCACACCGGACCAGTGGCTGACTCATTTGCAGGCGGATACCATCGTGGCCTTCTTTGGCTACAATGAATCCTTCGACGGCCCGAGCAAGGTGGGCAACTTCGAAGCTGAACTCGATGCCTGGGTGAAGCACACCCTGAGCAAGGCCTACAATGGCAAGGCCGCCCCGCGCGTGGTGCTGGTCTCCCCCATCGCTTTTGAAAACCAGTCCGCCACTCGTGATTTGCCGAATGGCGAAAAGGAGAACGCCAATCTGATCCTCTATTCGGCAGCGGTGGAAACCGTGGCGAAGAAGAATGGCCTCACCTTCATTGATCTTTTCTCTCCAACCAAAGCCCTGTATGCGAAGGCGAAGGTGCCCTTCAACACGGGTGGTTTTGTACCCACGGATGCAGGTTACCAGCAGATCGCCGAGATTCTAGCCACGGGTCTTTACGGGCAGCAGTCCCGCGTTTCCAAAGCCGATCCGGCGCTGGTGCATGAGGCCGTGAAGCAGAAAGATTGGTTTTGGAACAATGACTACAACCTGGTCAACGGCGTGCATACGCATGGCCAGCGTTACAATCCCTTCGGTCCGCAGAACTACCCGGACGAAGTGAAAAAGACCCGTGAGATGGCTGCCCTGCGGGATACTCTGATCCATGAAGTGGCAGCGGCGAAAAAAGCCGATCTGGCCGTAGATGACAGCAAGACCCACAAGCTGCCCGAGGTGCCGACGAACTACCAGCCGAGCGTGAAAAACGGCAGCACGAAGTATCTGTATGGCGAAGAGGCGGTGAAGTCCCTGACCGTGCCGGAAGGTTACAAGGTGGAGCTTTTTGCCAGCGAGAAGGAGTTCCCAAATCTGGCGAACCCGATGCAGCTTTCCTTTGATGACAAAGGTCGTCTCTGGGTGGCCACGATGCCCACCTACCCGCACTATCGCCCCGGCGATGCGCTGCCAGATGACAAGATCCTCATCTATGAAGACACCAATGGCGATGGCAAAGCCGACAAGGAAACCGTGTTCGCCGATAAGCTGCACCTGCCCATCGGTTTTGAATTTGCGCCGGAAGGTGTCTATGTCTCGCAGGAGCCTAACCTGGTATTGATTCGCGACACGAATGGCGATGACAAGGCCGACAGCACGGAGATCATCCTGGGCGGCTTTGACACGCATGATACGCACCACGCCATCAGCGCGTACACGGCGGATCCCAGCGGTGCTTTCATCCTGTGCGAGGGCGTCTTCCTGCACTCCAATGTGGAGACTCCTTATGGCCCCGTCCGCTGTGTGGATGGCGGCTTCTTCCGCTACAGCCCGCAGCGTGGTCACCTGGAGCGTACCGCGCAGCTCAGCATCCCGAATCCCTGGGGCGCGGTGTTTGATGCCTGGGGCCAGGATTTCTTCCTGCACACCTCCGGCACCAGCATGAACTGGATGCTGCCCGTCTCGGTGAAACCCACCTTTGGCAGCAAGACGCCCTCCACTCCGGACCTGGTGCCTGAAGGGCAAAAAGTGCGCCCCACCTCCGGTCTGGAAGTCGTCTCTTCCCGCCATTTCCCCGATGAAGTGCAGGGAGACCTCATCCTTTGCAACGCCATCGGCTTCCTGGGCATCAAGCAGCATCAAATCGTGGATGACAGCACAGGTTGGAAGACCACCTTCCGCCATGACCTGCTGAAGAGCACGGATGGCAATTTCCGCCCCGTGGATCTCGAGTTCGCTCCAGATGGTTCTTTGTATGTCATCGACTGGCACAATGTCCTCGTCGGCCACATGCAGCACAATGCCCGTGATCCCCTGCGCGACCACGTGCATGGCCGCATCTACCGCATCACTTATCCTAGCCGTCCGCTGGTGAAGCCCGTGCCGGTGGAAGGTGCCAGCGTGACCGCCCTGCTCAATAACCTGAAAGAGCCTGAGCTGCGCACCCGCTACCGCACCCGTCGTGAGCTGCGTAACCATCCGACCAGTGAAGTGCTGCCGGCTGTGAAAACCTGGGTGGCTGCTTTGGATAAAAACGATGCCCAGTATGAGCACCATGTGCTGGAGGCTCTGTGGACCACCTGGGGAATGAACGAAGCGGATGAAAGTCTGCTTCGCCAGCTTTTGAATGCCAAAGACTTCCACGCCCGCGCTGCTGCGGTGCGTGTGCTCCGGTACAATCACCACCGCATTGCCGATCACGCCGCGCTGCTGGAAAAAGCAGCCGCAGATGAGCATGGTCGTGTGCGCCTGGAGGCCATCGTGGCCGCCTCGTGGCTGCCAGACATCGCAGCGGCGAAAAAGATCGTCGCCATCGGTGCGGCCAAGCCCCTGGATGTGTGGAGCCAAAACGCCGCCAAAACCGCGACCGACCGCCTCGCTGGCGTGGCGGAAAAAGAAGTGGCCGATCATCCTGAACTGGCTGCCCCTGCGCACCTCAGTGCCGAAGGTAAAGCCCAGTATCTGGCGGGCCAGAAAGTGTACTTCCGCGAAGGCCACTGCGTGACCTGCCACCAGCCCAGCGGTAAAGGACTAGACCCCGCATTCCCCTCCCTGGAGAAAAGCCCCTGGGTGACAGGCGACTCGGATCGCCTCATCAAACTGGCCATGTATGGCCTCATGGGCCCGCTTGAAATCAATGGTAAAAAGTACGATGGCCAGGTGCCGATGACTCCCTTTGCCGGGATGCTGAAGGACGATGAAATGGCTGCCGTGCTCACCTTTGTGCGCAACAGCTTCGGCAATAAAGCCGACCCTATCCAGCCCGCCCAGGTCAAAGCCATCCGCGATGCCAATGTGGGCCGCGTGCAGTTCTACACGACCGAAGAGCTGCTGAAGCAGCATCCGATGAAGTAG
- a CDS encoding fatty acid desaturase family protein, protein MSIGQAAADSFIRGSVSRSGPELILATKPYAVDSTARSWWYILSTTVLLAAAVAGTLLAPHPLLKLGASVLSGLLLLRMFVIYHDQQHHAILPKSKAAEGFMWVFGILSLSPSSIWRASHNHHHNHNSKIKGSHIGSFPIMTREHFEKARKPARWLYLFMRHPLTILFGYLTVFLHGMCLRPFAMKPREHWDCFISLLVHACIAGFLIRFAGWQAWLLTQILPHFIASAIGSYFFYAQHNFPDVAFYDKSGWTYDRAALESSSYLKMGPVMAWFSANIGYHHIHHLNARIPFYRLPEVLQAIPELRNPKVTTLNPLEIYRCLRLKVWDVKQQKMVALNDPELG, encoded by the coding sequence ATGAGTATTGGTCAAGCTGCGGCTGATTCCTTCATTCGTGGCTCGGTGAGCAGGTCTGGTCCTGAACTTATTCTGGCCACGAAACCCTATGCCGTGGACAGCACTGCCAGGAGCTGGTGGTATATTCTTTCCACGACGGTGCTGCTGGCCGCTGCTGTAGCCGGCACCCTGCTCGCGCCGCATCCGCTGTTGAAGCTGGGTGCCAGTGTTTTGTCTGGGCTGCTGCTGCTGCGCATGTTCGTCATCTATCATGATCAGCAGCACCATGCCATCCTGCCGAAGTCGAAGGCGGCGGAGGGGTTCATGTGGGTTTTTGGCATCCTGTCGCTGAGCCCGAGCAGCATCTGGCGTGCCTCGCACAATCATCACCACAATCACAATTCGAAGATCAAAGGCTCCCACATCGGCTCCTTTCCCATCATGACGCGGGAGCACTTTGAGAAGGCCCGCAAGCCTGCGCGCTGGCTCTATCTTTTCATGCGGCATCCGCTGACGATCCTGTTTGGCTACCTCACGGTTTTCCTGCACGGCATGTGCCTCCGCCCTTTTGCCATGAAGCCGCGGGAGCACTGGGATTGTTTTATCTCCCTTTTGGTCCATGCGTGCATCGCTGGCTTCCTGATCCGTTTTGCGGGCTGGCAGGCTTGGTTGCTCACGCAGATCCTCCCGCACTTCATCGCCAGCGCCATCGGCTCATACTTCTTTTATGCACAGCATAATTTCCCGGACGTGGCCTTCTACGACAAGTCTGGCTGGACTTATGACCGCGCGGCGCTGGAGTCCAGCAGCTACCTGAAGATGGGGCCGGTGATGGCGTGGTTCTCGGCAAACATCGGCTATCACCACATTCATCATCTGAATGCGCGCATTCCCTTTTACCGTCTCCCTGAGGTGCTCCAGGCCATCCCCGAACTGCGGAATCCAAAAGTCACGACGCTGAACCCCCTCGAGATCTACCGCTGTCTGCGTCTGAAGGTCTGGGATGTGAAACAGCAGAAGATGGTGGCTCTGAATGACCCGGAGCTGGGGTAA
- a CDS encoding DNA starvation/stationary phase protection protein, translated as MKTNIGISDKNRKEVSTLLAKLLADEFVLYTKTRNAHWNVVGPDFHAMHVFFEEQYGKLEGFIDDIAERIRSLANPALGSMKELLAATRLKEGKGELKSSAEFLKLLLQDHEQVIRQIREDAPRCEELGDDGSNDFLVGLLEEHEKMAWMLRSCLA; from the coding sequence ATGAAAACCAACATCGGCATTTCAGACAAGAACCGCAAAGAGGTTTCCACCCTTCTGGCCAAGCTCCTGGCAGATGAGTTTGTACTCTACACCAAGACCCGCAACGCCCATTGGAATGTCGTGGGCCCTGACTTCCATGCCATGCATGTCTTCTTTGAGGAGCAGTACGGCAAGCTGGAGGGTTTCATTGATGACATCGCCGAACGCATCCGTTCCTTGGCCAATCCGGCGCTGGGCTCCATGAAGGAGCTTCTGGCGGCCACCCGTCTGAAAGAGGGGAAAGGAGAGCTGAAAAGCTCGGCCGAATTCCTCAAGCTGCTGCTACAGGATCACGAACAGGTCATCCGCCAGATCCGTGAAGACGCCCCGCGATGCGAAGAACTGGGCGATGACGGCAGCAATGACTTTCTGGTCGGTCTGCTGGAGGAACACGAAAAGATGGCCTGGATGCTTCGCTCCTGCCTTGCTTGA
- a CDS encoding tyrosine-type recombinase/integrase, with protein MFAPDPLCYLVSTKKQASTRDKRPKKDISSDQNSTGKISKTAQKMHSYPKGDVRHWQERVRKVDSPDYSVQIAHQGQRHRFPLGSPIKEAAAKKALNIYQMLRSNGWEEALLKFKPASASPVKGATVGDLLSAVTELSNVRVTTLRSYVATFRRIVADVEGIEATAGRFARCGDSRSTWLTNVDAVALAKLTPDRIEAWKLRYVSSRAGRDETKARSARNSANSLIRMGKGLFAKRLLRLVTNRVVLPSPLPFDGVDLFPRQSMRYVSTMNVESLLSVARNELAIEDPEAFKAFLLGLFAGLRRNEADKLRWESVDLDAGLIRVESQSDFAPKAETSLGEVPIDAEVTEVLKKLRASDPSAIYVMAADPPKRKFKVPRPVQTTEAAEPTWSKYRANQSFTRLVTWLRKHGVKARTPLHTLRKEAGSQIAAKDGLLDASRFLRHADVAITAQHYVAQKKRVTVGLGSLLATNTDNHQHLTKPRLKSQKPKSSRKSGKRGI; from the coding sequence ATGTTTGCTCCTGATCCCTTATGTTATCTGGTGAGCACGAAGAAACAAGCATCCACAAGGGATAAACGACCAAAGAAGGACATCAGTTCGGATCAAAACAGCACAGGTAAGATCTCAAAAACTGCACAGAAAATGCACAGCTATCCCAAGGGGGATGTGCGGCATTGGCAGGAGCGAGTGAGGAAGGTGGATTCTCCTGATTACAGCGTTCAGATAGCCCATCAGGGACAGCGGCATCGATTCCCGCTTGGTTCCCCCATCAAGGAAGCCGCCGCCAAAAAGGCACTGAACATTTATCAAATGCTTCGTAGCAACGGCTGGGAGGAAGCACTGTTAAAATTCAAGCCAGCGTCGGCGTCACCAGTTAAGGGGGCGACAGTGGGCGATCTGTTGTCAGCGGTGACGGAGTTGTCAAATGTGAGAGTAACGACGTTGCGGAGCTATGTCGCCACATTCAGACGCATCGTAGCCGACGTGGAAGGGATTGAAGCCACAGCTGGCCGCTTTGCTCGCTGCGGCGACAGTCGTAGCACGTGGCTCACCAACGTGGATGCCGTGGCGCTGGCAAAGCTCACTCCTGATCGGATTGAGGCTTGGAAGCTCCGCTACGTCAGCAGCCGGGCAGGCAGAGATGAAACCAAAGCGCGCTCTGCTCGCAACAGTGCAAATTCGCTCATCCGCATGGGGAAGGGCCTTTTTGCAAAACGTCTTTTGCGTCTGGTCACCAATCGTGTTGTGCTGCCTTCCCCACTCCCCTTTGACGGAGTGGACCTCTTCCCACGCCAGTCAATGCGCTACGTCTCAACCATGAATGTCGAATCTCTCCTCTCTGTTGCACGCAACGAGCTGGCAATTGAAGACCCCGAAGCATTCAAGGCATTTTTGCTAGGCCTATTTGCTGGGCTGCGGCGGAACGAAGCAGACAAGCTTCGTTGGGAATCAGTGGACCTCGACGCAGGTTTGATCCGAGTAGAATCTCAAAGCGATTTTGCGCCGAAGGCCGAAACTAGTTTGGGTGAAGTGCCGATAGATGCTGAAGTGACGGAGGTCTTAAAGAAGCTTAGAGCGAGCGACCCAAGCGCCATTTATGTCATGGCTGCCGATCCCCCCAAACGGAAATTCAAAGTGCCGCGACCTGTACAGACGACCGAGGCAGCGGAACCTACGTGGAGTAAATACAGGGCGAATCAAAGCTTCACACGCCTCGTCACATGGTTGCGCAAACACGGCGTCAAGGCCCGCACACCTCTGCACACGTTGAGGAAAGAAGCTGGCTCACAGATCGCCGCAAAAGACGGGCTGTTGGATGCTTCCCGGTTCTTGCGCCATGCCGACGTTGCCATCACGGCGCAACACTATGTGGCCCAAAAGAAACGCGTTACGGTCGGCCTCGGATCATTACTCGCCACCAATACTGACAATCACCAACACTTGACTAAGCCACGCCTGAAATCACAAAAGCCGAAGTCGAGTAGAAAGTCAGGTAAGCGAGGGATTTGA
- a CDS encoding DUF2917 domain-containing protein: MNAKTFPAPLGYTVMRSVPDRLASRRLRLAEGQLFARDLAPGEVIEVTLSRGALWLTLEGDPTDHVLQAGHRASFVGGGKLVLESLAGTAEFSWEAA, translated from the coding sequence ATGAATGCCAAAACTTTCCCAGCTCCCCTGGGCTACACCGTCATGAGATCTGTCCCCGACCGCCTCGCCAGCCGACGTCTGCGGCTGGCCGAGGGGCAGCTCTTCGCCCGCGACCTCGCCCCCGGTGAGGTCATTGAGGTGACCCTGAGCCGTGGTGCCCTCTGGCTGACTCTGGAAGGCGACCCGACGGACCACGTTCTTCAGGCAGGGCATCGCGCGTCTTTCGTCGGCGGAGGAAAACTCGTCCTGGAATCTCTGGCGGGGACTGCAGAATTCAGTTGGGAGGCCGCCTAG